Proteins from one Oscillatoria nigro-viridis PCC 7112 genomic window:
- a CDS encoding type II toxin-antitoxin system VapB family antitoxin, with the protein MKSTIEIDSSLITNALQVTGLTAQQEVIELALNLLIQMKNQENLRALRGKLAWDGDLDRMKTDTEQ; encoded by the coding sequence ATGAAAAGCACGATCGAAATCGATAGCTCCCTCATCACCAATGCGCTCCAAGTCACCGGACTGACTGCACAACAAGAAGTCATCGAATTGGCTCTGAACCTGCTGATCCAAATGAAAAACCAAGAGAACCTCCGGGCGCTAAGGGGTAAACTCGCCTGGGACGGCGACCTCGATCGCATGAAAACGGATACAGAGCAATAG
- a CDS encoding DUF2281 domain-containing protein, with product MLTLEMAIQKIQHFSPEQRNKVIEFIEFLEFQASQTKTIEQKNDDSDREQSFFELAGIWEGKNITLDDIRKDAWGK from the coding sequence ATGTTAACCCTAGAAATGGCAATCCAAAAAATCCAACATTTTTCCCCAGAACAACGCAATAAAGTTATTGAGTTTATCGAATTTCTAGAATTTCAAGCCAGCCAAACTAAAACGATAGAACAAAAAAACGATGACTCCGATCGAGAACAATCCTTTTTTGAGCTAGCCGGAATCTGGGAAGGAAAAAATATCACCCTAGACGACATTCGCAAAGACGCATGGGGTAAATAA
- a CDS encoding PIN domain-containing protein gives MFPSIDPSSEQFIQLMAQYSLSHKLTIPDAMIAATALTHNISLYTLNLKDFRFIQGLKIYESSLSP, from the coding sequence ATATTCCCATCGATCGACCCATCGAGCGAGCAATTCATTCAACTCATGGCGCAATATTCCCTAAGCCATAAACTCACAATTCCCGATGCCATGATTGCCGCCACCGCCCTAACCCATAACATTAGCCTTTATACCCTAAACCTCAAAGATTTTCGCTTTATCCAAGGCTTAAAAATATATGAATCTTCCCTGTCCCCATGA